The following DNA comes from Methanomassiliicoccales archaeon LGM-DZ1.
TTCTTCTTGTCGAAGCCGACGCTCACGAGCACCTGGATGGCCTTCATCCTGGCGAGCTCGGCCGGCATCTTGATCCCGATGCTGGTGGTCAGGTTCTGGAGGACGGTGTCGAAGGGATAGAGGGTGTACTCCTGGTGGAGGACGCCGATGTACGGGGTGGCGCGGCCCTTGTTCTCGTACCCGTCCTTGGACATGTCGATCCAATCGTCGCCGATGCGGACCTCGACCTTCCCCTTGGTCGCGTTGGACTGCCCGCAGATGAGCCTGGAGGTGGTGGTCTTGCCGGCGCCGGAATACCCGATGATGCCGAAGATCTCCCTCTCCTCGATCTCGAAAGAGATGCCGTCGACGGCCTTCACCACGCCTCTGTCGACCGAGAAGAAGTGCTTCTCGGCATCCACCAGGCGGACGATCGGCTGCCCGTCGTCCACATGCTCGACCTTGTCGAAGTGGTAGCCCTCCATGAACTTGGAGGTGACATCGGACGGCTTCCCTTCCATCTTGACCTTGCCGTTATCGAGCCAATAGGCGCGGTCGGCCATCTTGTCGATGGCCTCCGGCCAGTGGGAGGCGAAGACCATCGCGATGCTGTGGTCCCTAACATAGGTGACGAGCTTGTTGTGGATTATGTCCGCGGTGTAGGGGTCGAGGGTGCCGGTGGGCTCGTCGGCGACGAAGAACAGGGGGTTCTTGGCAATCTGCCTCGCCAGGACGATCCTCTGCTTCTCTCCTCCGGACAGGTCCCTGGCTATGTGCATGGTCCTGTGGGACATGTTGACGAACTCGAGCAGCTGGATCGCGCGCTCCACGCGCTTGGGGGTCCCCTCGGGTATGGCCTCCATGACGTTCTCGATGACGGTTTTGTCTCCGAAGAGGGCGAAGGTCCTCTGGAGCATGATGGCTATCCTGCCGAAGACCTCCTCCCTGAGGTCGTCATGCTCTTTGAGGGCCCAGAAGTCGACATCGATCCTCTGGGAGTCGCTGCCGCATTTGGTGCACGGCTTTCCCTCGAAGGGCAAGTCCAGGTTGCCGCATTTGGTGCAGCGGTTCAGGTGGTAGATGATCTTACCGCTGTCCGGCTTGTAGTCGATGCTCCCCCTCAGCATGTGGAGGAGGACCGATTTCCCGGCACCGCTGCGCCCTATGAGGCCGATGATGTCCCCCGTTTTTATGACGGTGCTGAAATCATCGAGCACGGTGCTACCGTTGAACTTCTTGGTCACGTGCTCGACCGTGACCAGTTCGACAGACTTTGGCATGTCTTATGGGATGGTCCTTTCTTATTTAATATAAACCGCACGCAACAATCGATAATGTCCAGCAGCCAAAACCCGGCATGGCGGGCAGACCGGGCGCGGGCGCGGATGCAAAACAGTTTTATTGGATGGTACCATTCATCCATCCATGGACAGTGCCGTCTCGAGGAGCCACATGGGCGGTCCGGTACCCAAATTCAACGACTACCACATATGGAAATCTTTATATTGCCTCAGCACCGCGTCGCCGATAGGCCGCAAGAAGCTCGCCGAGCTCATAGGCCTGGGCGAGGGGAGCACGAGGACCCTGCTCTCCATCCTGCAGGACGCCGGCGCCATCTCGGTCAAGAAGAAAGGGGTAACGCTGACCCCCGAGGGCAAGAAGCTGTGGGAGACGGTGGTCATGAGCACCGCGGAGGTGGACCTGGGCACCCTGACCATAGGGGAGCATGACTGCGCGGTCAGGGTCCCGCATGCCGCCGGCAAGATCACCTACGGCTGCGAGGAGCGCGACAACGCCATCAAGAACGGGGCCCTGGGGGCCACGACACTGGTGTTCTCCAACGGCCAGCTGACGTTCCCGGGGGACAGCTACCCCCTCGACGAGAAGTACGACCGGATCCTGAAGAAGACGTTCTCCCTCTCCGATTCCGATGCCGTCATCATCGGCACCGCCGACAGCTACGCCGCCGCCGAGGAAGGCGCCGTCTCTGCCGGCCTGGAGCTCCTGGGCGGGCTGAACCTTCAGAAGGATAATGCCGCCCCGGTGTCCATCCTCGGTTCCGGGAACGAGCTCCTGGCACTTGCGTTCATGGTGCACGACCTCGTAGGCGGGCTCCCGGTCTGCGCCAAGAGCAAGGACAATCTCGGCATAAGGATCGAGAACGGCAAGGTCATAGACAACGCCTACACGGGGGCCGTCCTCGAGGAGGTCCTCAAAGTGGGGACGACCATCAGGAGGATCGCCACCTCCGGGCCTTACAAGGGGATACGCGTCATCGTCACCCCCCTGGAGGTGAACAACCGCGTGATCGCGGCCATAGGCGTCGTGGACCTCAGAAGCATGACCGGCCTGGACGACACGCTGAAACTGATGGACGAGGACCCGGACCTGAGATGATCCTCGTTCGAAATATTCATATAGAAGCTAAAATAGATTGGGTGGTAATATGTCAGAAGTCAATGGGCCTGAAGAGCCCCTCAAGATCGCCGCCGGACTCAGAGGAGTAGTCCATGCGTTCTACCTGACGCCCGATGTCCTCGATGAGATGAGGGCGGAGGAGGCCAAGGTCCGCGCCGCGGGCGGCAACATCAACGTCGACAACCGCGGGTTCTCGGAAGCGCTGACCCGCGACCATGTCATCGCGATAATCAAGGACCCGAGGTTCAGGCCCCCTCCGGAGCCCACGGTCCTGCTGATGGACGACAACGGGGACATCCTGGGAACCGAGGTGTTCCCCTTCACCATCAACAAGTACCTCAACAGGGACGATGTCGTCTGGCTCTCTGATGCCTTCGTGATGTTCCCGCTGGTCCAGGGCCACGGCGGCGAGAAATTCGTGATGCCTCCCGTCAGCTTCCCCGAGCTCAACCCGAGCAACGGCTGCAAGGACGTCATCTCCTGCAGCCCGGCCCCCACCTGCGACCTCCTCATGAGGAAGCACTACGACTACCCGGACGACCCCAAGCTCGCATCGGTGCTCATCGCCTTCAACGACTGCCCGGTGGACCCGAACTTCAAGCCGGACCTGAGCAAGCTCGTGATCCCGAGGACCGAGGTCATAAAGAAAAAGAAGACCCAGCGATCGGATCCGCTCCGACGCTCCAAACCTTTTAACGCTCCCTGACGGGAGCGGCGTTATATCGGAACCAGCAAATAATGAATGATTCTGGGTTCCGACAGCGAATGTCTGCAGAGAAACCCGATTACACGAGGAGGCAGATCGCGAAGAGATGCATCCTCCTCGCGGCCGCGCTCTATATCATGACGATAGGGATATCGATGTCCAAGCTTGCAGGTCTGGGCACCACTCCCATATCCTGCATCCCGGCGACCCTTTCCTACTCCACGCCGCTGTCCATGGGCGCCTGGACCGTGATCTTCAACTTCCTCCTGATCTGCATCGAGGCCGCCGTCCTCGGACGCCAGTTCAGGCCGGTCCAGTTCATGCAGCTGATCATGGCCGCTGCCATCGGGATCTTCACTGACATAAACCTGGAGGTCTTCTCCTTCATCGACCCGGGCAGCTACGCGGAATCTTGGGCCTGGTGCATCCTGTCCGGGGCCATACTGGGTCTCGGCGTCATGCTGGAGGTCCGTTCCAATATCCTGGTCGCCCCCGGCGAGGGGGTGGTCGTCGCTTTCACGACCAGGTTCAAGGTCCCGTTCCCGAGGATGAAGATCGTCTCCGACACCTCCATGGTCATCACGGCCGTCATCCTGTCCCTGGCCATGCTCGGGGATCTGGAAGGCGTGCGCGAGGGGACCATATTCGCGGCGCTGACCGTCGGCATCTGGGTCGGTTTCTTCAGGAAACATCTGGGAAAGGCGGCCGACCGCTTCACGGCCTGAAGGAAAGGCTATATCCGGCCCCGCTGTTAACGATTGTATGCTTTCACTCAACCGCTGCCCGAAGTGCTCGAAGGAGACGGGCATCAGGGTCGTCCCGCCGGAGGACACGCTGTCGAGGATCGTACCCCTAATGAAGAAGGCCGGCATGCAGCCTCCCCGCGACATCACGAACCTTGACCGCGTCGGGATCCCGGTGTTCTCCGTGGACCGCCCGGCGGCCTTCGAAGGCGACAAGAACCATTTTTACAACGGCAAAGGGCCCACACCCGAGCAGGCCGAGGCCTCGGGGATCATGGAGGCCATGGAACGTTACTCGGCGGAGCCCAGGGAATCCGACGAGATCGCCTACGGGACCTATGATGAAGCATGCTCCATCGGCCTCACCGTCAATCCCGAATCGCTGATCCTGCCCGAGCCTTACAAGGGAGTATGGATGAACCAGCAGATCGGCTGGTGCATGGGCTACGAGATGTTCCGCGGGCAGAACGTGTGGGTGCCGGCGTGCGCCGTGTACCACGTGTACAAACCCCAGGGGGACATGCAGCTCTTCAAGTCCCACACCAACGGGATCGCGGCCGGGAACACCATGGAGGAGGCCATCCTGCATGCGCTCCTCGAGGATATCGAGAGGGACGCCTGGTCCATAGCCGAATACAGGGAGAGGGCCCCCTGCGACATCGTCATCGAGGATGAGGAATCCGTCCCCGGGAAGCTGCTTGCCAAGTTCAGGGATGCCGGGATCGATGTGCACCTCAAGGAGATCACCTCGGACATCGGGATCACCACCATCGGAGCGGCCGCCGACGATTACACTACCAAGGACCCGGAGATGCTGACCATCGGCGTCGGGACCCACCTGGACCCGCAGATCGCGGCGATCCGCGCCCTCACCGAGGTCGCCCAGAGCAGGGCCACCCATAAGGACGGCACCAAGATCAACGCCCAGCTCCAGAAGGTGACCGACGAGATGGGCTATGAGGGGGTCAAGAAGGCCAACCGCCTCTGGTTCACCGATTCCCCC
Coding sequences within:
- a CDS encoding YcaO-related McrA-glycine thioamidation protein, coding for MLSLNRCPKCSKETGIRVVPPEDTLSRIVPLMKKAGMQPPRDITNLDRVGIPVFSVDRPAAFEGDKNHFYNGKGPTPEQAEASGIMEAMERYSAEPRESDEIAYGTYDEACSIGLTVNPESLILPEPYKGVWMNQQIGWCMGYEMFRGQNVWVPACAVYHVYKPQGDMQLFKSHTNGIAAGNTMEEAILHALLEDIERDAWSIAEYRERAPCDIVIEDEESVPGKLLAKFRDAGIDVHLKEITSDIGITTIGAAADDYTTKDPEMLTIGVGTHLDPQIAAIRALTEVAQSRATHKDGTKINAQLQKVTDEMGYEGVKKANRLWFTDSPGKKKLEDIPNLATDYVLDDIEVVLGHLMDAGFDMVVCNDLTRPEVNIPVVRMTVPGLEVYAMDPDREGGRLTGMWPPRYGRTDAD
- a CDS encoding DUF6198 family protein — encoded protein: MSAEKPDYTRRQIAKRCILLAAALYIMTIGISMSKLAGLGTTPISCIPATLSYSTPLSMGAWTVIFNFLLICIEAAVLGRQFRPVQFMQLIMAAAIGIFTDINLEVFSFIDPGSYAESWAWCILSGAILGLGVMLEVRSNILVAPGEGVVVAFTTRFKVPFPRMKIVSDTSMVITAVILSLAMLGDLEGVREGTIFAALTVGIWVGFFRKHLGKAADRFTA
- a CDS encoding DUF2111 domain-containing protein; protein product: MDSAVSRSHMGGPVPKFNDYHIWKSLYCLSTASPIGRKKLAELIGLGEGSTRTLLSILQDAGAISVKKKGVTLTPEGKKLWETVVMSTAEVDLGTLTIGEHDCAVRVPHAAGKITYGCEERDNAIKNGALGATTLVFSNGQLTFPGDSYPLDEKYDRILKKTFSLSDSDAVIIGTADSYAAAEEGAVSAGLELLGGLNLQKDNAAPVSILGSGNELLALAFMVHDLVGGLPVCAKSKDNLGIRIENGKVIDNAYTGAVLEEVLKVGTTIRRIATSGPYKGIRVIVTPLEVNNRVIAAIGVVDLRSMTGLDDTLKLMDEDPDLR
- the atwA gene encoding methyl coenzyme M reductase system, component A2, producing the protein MPKSVELVTVEHVTKKFNGSTVLDDFSTVIKTGDIIGLIGRSGAGKSVLLHMLRGSIDYKPDSGKIIYHLNRCTKCGNLDLPFEGKPCTKCGSDSQRIDVDFWALKEHDDLREEVFGRIAIMLQRTFALFGDKTVIENVMEAIPEGTPKRVERAIQLLEFVNMSHRTMHIARDLSGGEKQRIVLARQIAKNPLFFVADEPTGTLDPYTADIIHNKLVTYVRDHSIAMVFASHWPEAIDKMADRAYWLDNGKVKMEGKPSDVTSKFMEGYHFDKVEHVDDGQPIVRLVDAEKHFFSVDRGVVKAVDGISFEIEEREIFGIIGYSGAGKTTTSRLICGQSNATKGKVEVRIGDDWIDMSKDGYENKGRATPYIGVLHQEYTLYPFDTVLQNLTTSIGIKMPAELARMKAIQVLVSVGFDKKNVSRILEALPDTLSVGECQRIAFAQVLIKEPRIIVLDEPTGTMDPITKVIVAKSVIRARDTLGETFIVVSHDMDFVRNCCDRAAFMEKGKVVEIGDPATLIEKFDLRGSDDEDIRNEEEPQQE